The window CGTTTCTATCAGCGTTCGCTTTATCGCCTCACGCTCTATATCCTCCATAGACATGCCCACGCGGATGTCGATCCTGTCCGATTCATCCTTATCAGCGGGCGTCGATCCCCTGATCTCCTCGGGCAGATCCTTGAGTTCGATCGTATCCGATGTGGCCGTGATGATGACGCTTTCGATCACATTTCTGAGCTGCCTCACGTTGCCGGGCCAGCTATAGCTTATCAGCTTATCCATAGCCTCGCGGGAGATCTTGATCGGGGACCTGTTGTTCTGTTTACAGATCTCCTCGATGAAGTGCTGGACCAGGAGCGGGATATCCTCCCGTCTTTCGCGCAGCGGCGGCACCTTGATCGTGAAGACCTTCAGCCTATAGTAGAGATCCTCCCTGAACTTCCCCTCCCTTACGGCCTCCTCCAGATCTCGGTTGGTCGATGAGATGATACGCACGTCCACCTGTATGGGTTTGCTGGCGCCGACCCTCCAGAACTCGCGGGTCTCTATAGCTCTGAGCAGTTTCGCCTGCACCTCCGGGCTCATCTCGCCTATCTCATCCAGCAGCAACGTTCCGCCGTCGGCGAGCTCGAAATATCCGGTCCGCTGTCTGACGGCTCCCGTGAAAGCGCCCTTTTCGTGGCCGAAGAGCTCGCTTTCGAGCAGATCCTTCGGTATGGCGGCGCAGTTGACGGCGATAAAGGGTTTGTCCCTGCGGGGGCTGTTCTGATGGATGGCCCTGGCGATGACCTCTTTGCCCGTGCCGGTTTCACCTATGATCAGCACGTTCGCCTTTGTCGGGGCGACCCTCCTTATCTGACGGAAGATCTCCTGCATCTGGGGGCTTCTGCCGATGATGTTTTCAAACCTGTATTTGCGCTCTATCTGTTCCTTAAGGCGGAGGTTTTCAAGCTCCAGCTCCCGCTTCTCGATCGCCCTACTGGCGGTCTGTCTCAGGATATTGATATCAACGGGCTTTTGAAGGAAGGTGAAAGCTCCGCTCTGCATCGCCTCGACGGCCCCCTCCACGGTTCCATATCCGGTCAGCACGATCACCTCGACATAGGGTATCTCCTCCTTCGCCTTTTTCAATATCTCCATCCCGTCCAGATCGGGCAGTTTCAGATCGGTAACCACCAGATCGAAGTCCTCAGAATTGATTATCTTAAGTGCCGTTTTACCGGATCGCGCCTTGACGATCTCATATCCCTCCCTCTCAAGCGCCTCGGCTATCACCTCCAGATCGGAGGGGTCATCGTCCACTATGAGAATACGTCTTTGCCTCTCGTCCAATTTGATCACCTCACGGGGAAAAGCAAGGAGGCTGTCGTGCCCTTTCCCTCTTCGCTTTTCACCCTAACCTGGCCCGAATGGTTATCCATGATCTGCTTGACCATGGATAATCCCAGTCCTGTCCCTTCGCCCTTGGTCGAGTAGAAAGGCTCGAATATCCTGTCGATCATCTCGGGCGGAATGCCGGCTCCGGTGTCCGATACATCTATCCTGACGAATCTGCCGTCCGGTTTGACCGAGACGGTCATCCTACCTCCCTTCGGCATGGCATCGTGCGCGTTGAGTATGAGGTTAAGCAATGCCTGTTTAACCTGCGCCGCATCGGCCATCACCAGTGGAACGGGCTCCATCTTTCTCATCACCTCCACGCCCAGCCTTCGGGATTCCGGCTCTATGAAGTCCAAAACCTCGTCGACGAGGGACCTCATATCGGTGGGGGCGAGCTTTGGATCGGGCAGACGCATGTATCTGAGGAAATCGTTGAGTATCCTGTTTAACCTCTGTACCTCCCCTCTGATCCTCTCGATCCTGTCCAGGTACTCCCCCGCATCCTTCAGCCGCTCGTCGGAAGCTATATCCTCCTGTAGGAGCTGAAGGTGGGCGTTAAGGCTGTTGAGGGGATTTCTTATCTCATGTGCCAATCCTCTTATCAGCATCTTAACCCTTCCGCGCGTCTCGATCCTCAGCCTGCCCCGGCGCCGAAGGAGGAACAGGAGGACGGAAATAGCCGCCGTTACGGTGAGGAGTTCGGAGATAAACCATAGCTTCCACAAGGCTATCATCTGCCTTTTTGGGGTATGAAGACGGGAAATCTGGGCCTATTCGTCTCGGCCGCATAACAATCCAGCCCGTTGCGGTTTAACTCCAGCGCTTTCGCTCGGGCTTCATCGATGGTGTTAAACCCGCCCATTATGACCATCCATTTATCGCCGATCGATCTCAGTTTGACCGAATACCCCATCCTGTTGAGCCGGGACGCGTATCGTCTGGCGTTATCCTCGATCTTGAAAGCTCCGAAGCTGATGATATATCTCCCCTCCGGTCTATCCGATCGTTTTTCAACTGAAATGGGTTTAGACGGTATCGTCGGCTTTATCGTCTTTTCAGGTGCTGCCACCTTATGGGAAGGTAATGGACGGAACCTCCACATCGCTCCGACGAACATCCCCGTTGCTAGGGCTATGGCGAGGAAGCTTCCACCGATAACCAGCCATTTCCATCTATCCCCGGCGAGGAGATACTCGAAGGAGAGCAGATCGGCTGCGTCGAGCATTCCAAGCACCCATATTATCGGGAATCCCAGGATACCTAACTCATACAGAGTGGGTTGTCTGCTTGAGATAAGCAGTATGGAGGTCATCTCTAAAAGGGCCAGTGAACCGCCCTTGGAATATTCCCTTTTGTAGATCTGTCCTAACCCGCTGAGCAGAAAGGACAACAACACAGGGACGATCTTCCGATTCATCGGGGATTACGCCTTCTTTTTCTGTGATCTCATATACCATCTGTATACGATCGGACTTGCGATGAATATGGAGGAGTAGGTTCCGACCACCACACCGATGGTAAGAGCTATGGCGAAGATACGCACCTCGCCCGGACCTGCGAGAATCAGCAGACTGATGGTGGCCATCAGCGTTGTCAGAGAGGTTATGATCGTTCGGCTGAGCGTTTGATTGATACCGCGATTGATTATATCGGCATACCTCCATCCTTTAAGCAATCGGAGGTTCTCACGTATCCGGTCGAAGACGACTATTGTGTCGTTGAGCG of the Candidatus Poribacteria bacterium genome contains:
- a CDS encoding sigma-54-dependent Fis family transcriptional regulator; its protein translation is MDERQRRILIVDDDPSDLEVIAEALEREGYEIVKARSGKTALKIINSEDFDLVVTDLKLPDLDGMEILKKAKEEIPYVEVIVLTGYGTVEGAVEAMQSGAFTFLQKPVDINILRQTASRAIEKRELELENLRLKEQIERKYRFENIIGRSPQMQEIFRQIRRVAPTKANVLIIGETGTGKEVIARAIHQNSPRRDKPFIAVNCAAIPKDLLESELFGHEKGAFTGAVRQRTGYFELADGGTLLLDEIGEMSPEVQAKLLRAIETREFWRVGASKPIQVDVRIISSTNRDLEEAVREGKFREDLYYRLKVFTIKVPPLRERREDIPLLVQHFIEEICKQNNRSPIKISREAMDKLISYSWPGNVRQLRNVIESVIITATSDTIELKDLPEEIRGSTPADKDESDRIDIRVGMSMEDIEREAIKRTLIETGGNKTKAANILKIGLRTLYRKIKQYGLEDLS
- a CDS encoding SPOR domain-containing protein, with the protein product MNRKIVPVLLSFLLSGLGQIYKREYSKGGSLALLEMTSILLISSRQPTLYELGILGFPIIWVLGMLDAADLLSFEYLLAGDRWKWLVIGGSFLAIALATGMFVGAMWRFRPLPSHKVAAPEKTIKPTIPSKPISVEKRSDRPEGRYIISFGAFKIEDNARRYASRLNRMGYSVKLRSIGDKWMVIMGGFNTIDEARAKALELNRNGLDCYAAETNRPRFPVFIPQKGR
- a CDS encoding two-component sensor histidine kinase, which translates into the protein MWKLWFISELLTVTAAISVLLFLLRRRGRLRIETRGRVKMLIRGLAHEIRNPLNSLNAHLQLLQEDIASDERLKDAGEYLDRIERIRGEVQRLNRILNDFLRYMRLPDPKLAPTDMRSLVDEVLDFIEPESRRLGVEVMRKMEPVPLVMADAAQVKQALLNLILNAHDAMPKGGRMTVSVKPDGRFVRIDVSDTGAGIPPEMIDRIFEPFYSTKGEGTGLGLSMVKQIMDNHSGQVRVKSEEGKGTTASLLFPVR